GCTGTGCGTACAGCAGCAGAACAAGAATAGGTGGCTAACAAACCATCTGGATGTAAACACAATGACACTTGTTTAATAAATTCAACAGTCCATAATTGAGGGCATTGAGGTGGTGAAAAGGGATCGAGGAAAATTGCATCTGCCCAGAAACCCGATTGATATACTATCGTATTTCTGGCATCGCCAATTAGTAGCTTTGCTTTCAGGTAAGGCGTTTGCACTTGATGCTCACAAGCTAGCTCTTTTAAAATTTCAATATAGTTACAGTTCCAATTATCGAACAAGTGATGAGCGATCGCCGCTTGTGGCACTGCTGGATTCACTTCTAAACCAATTACTTCAACACAACAACTAGGATTCACAGCCCAAATTGTCTGCAAAGCCGCAGCTGTGTTATATCCTAGACCATAACAAACATCCAATAGTCGCAAGACTGGTTTTTGAGCGGCTGTAGCTAGTTGAGTAGGTTCCACAAACTTGCAAAAACTCTCCTGCATAGCTCCATGATGGCTGTGAAAAGATTCACCAAACTCTTGAGAGACAAAGGTGAAAGAACCATCTGCTGTTAGCTTAGGTGTAAAATTTTCTAAGTCTGACATTTTACAAATAAAACTAAATAATGCCCCATGCCCAATTCCCAATTTGTTGTTTCACCAGCGTGGCTGTTTGAACATCTGGAAGATCCGCAAGTCGTTATTGTGGATTGTCGCTTTTCTTTAGCCGATCCACAATTAGGACAACAGCAGTATCAGACAAGTCATATAAAAGGTTCATATTACTTAGATTTGAATCAGGATCTTTCCAGTCCAGTGGGTAAGCATGGCGGGAGACATCCTTTACCTAACTCTAATAATATTGCGGATAAATTTGCGGCGATTGGGGTAAATTACCACAAAACTTTAGTTGTAGCTTATGATGATTCGCGCTTTGCTTTTGCGGCTCGTTTATGGTGGCTGTTGCGCTATCTCGGACATGAGCAAGTAGCAGTACTGGATGGCGGCTTTGCTGGATGGCAAAAAGCTGGGTATTCTGTTACAAATATTATTCCTCATCATCGAAAGGGTGAGTTTGTAGCTCAAGTACAAACAGAAAAGGTGGTAGATATTACAGCGGTGAAAAGCCGGAAAGACAGCGATGAGGTAGTATTAGTAGATTCAAGAGAGAGCGATCGCTACCGAGGAGAACGAGAACCAATTGATAAAATCGCCGGACATATTCCCGGTGCAGTCAATTATCCTTGGCAAGAAGTTACAGACTCTTCTGGCTACCTACTCCCTCAAGAAGAACAACGTCGTCGCTGGGAAAAGCTAGAAACAGCCGAAGAAATCTTAGTTTATTGCGGTTCTGGCGTTACTGCTTGTGTGAATTTACTTTCTCTAGAATTAGCTGGCATTAGCAAGGGTAAACTTTATGCTGGCAGTTGGAGTGATTGGATTTCTTATTTATAGTTAGGAGTTATGAGTTAAGAATTAAAACTCCAAACTCTTCTCAAAACTGGCCTAATTGTAAATTGTAATTAATACTAAAGAACCAGCCATCAAAATCAATGTTTTCGGCGGTTGAACTACCGAAACTTACTCCAGCCTGCATATTCATATTAACGGTATCGGATATTTGGTAATTTAAGTGGCCAAACAATCGATAAAATTCGTCTTCTCGATCGCGCTGGGTAAAGTCTGATAAGTTCATTTGGTAGTCAATACCAACCTGGAGAGGCTTTTGCAAGTAGTAGTTTAGAGAAACCCAAAAGGAATTGATGATCCGATTACGACTTTGGGGATCAGAAAAATTTACACTCAATTCGTAGAAGCTATCTAGGGTTAATCTTGGAGTTAAGGGATCTCGCCGTCCTAAAGACAGTTGTAGGGAATTCTCATTTAAAAAGCGATCGCCTGCTTTGAAGCTATCGAGGCGATCGCTGTTGTTAGCATAAAATAACTGTTGATTGCTCCAACTGATTTCTCCGTACATTCGCCGCGATAACTGCTGGTAAATACTGAGATTAAATCTTACTTGGTTGTAATGATATTGTGACTGATTTATGTAACGAATGATATTGCCATCAATTGAGCCGTTTAAATAAGTCTTAGATCCTAAAGGGAAATACGCTGAGGCTAGTGTCAGTCCAGAAAAAATTAAACCATCTTCGATGGGACTATCATTTGACGAAAAAATGTTACTTGTCTGGAAGTAGCCGACATGGGCCTGTAGATAGCCGATAGGTTTAAACTTAACTACGGGTTGTTCTTTCGGTGGTGGTGGCTGCTGTTCTAGGGGTAGTAACCGCACTCGTAACCCTAATTCGCGATCGCGATCGGACTTAGGTGGCCGTTTTGGCGATCGTAGCAGCTGCATTAGCCTCTCTAGCCTTTGAGACTGATTTATCTCTGGTGTATTTAATATTTGCTCTTTTGAGTCTGAAGTAGGTAAATTACTTGGCTGCGATTCTAGCGGTGGCGGATCATTTTGCTTTTGAGTATCTTCAGGTTCTTTGGTTTGGACTGGGGTTTGAGTAGTTTCTAGTTTTTGCTGTGCCAGATTTAACGTATTTGTAGATTCTGCCGCATCTACTCGAATGCAACAACAGCTTCCACCACTGGACGCTAACAAAATACAAAAAAACAAATTCTTCCAGTTCTTGAGTCGCATCTGGTTTGATCGCATTTGGCAAATGTAGGCCTACAAGCTGCATCAGAAGTTCCGACTCAAAAGATACAATTGAGTGCATCTATCTGAGCTTTGTAGGTATATACTTAATTTACAAACTAAAATTGCTGCTTTTCAGATTTTCTCCCGGATTTTCTCTACCAAACTGAGATGTTCCGAGGAAGTTCTTGATGGAGTTTAATGGAATACGATTAGTGAGTAATTTCACAACATATCTGTGGCAACTTCTTGTCCTAAATAACTAATGACTCTGTGGCTGATCTAATTAGAAAAAATTATCTGTAAGCTACTCCTGATTTGATTGTTTATATCAATTACTAGCTTTTAAAGCTTCCACAGACTTTAATACACACAATGTCAGTTTCGGAGTAAAAACTTTAAGAAACTAAACACATAGTTTATTTATGATTGATTTTATGCATTAAATATAGACTCAAATCCAGATAAGTTTACCTAAAAAAACTTTCTATAAGACTTCTATTTGATTTTTGAAAAAATTCCGTGTAACTCAAAAAGCCTGATTCCCTACTCCCTATCTACACAAATAAGTTCAAAAATAAAATCGGATTGCTACATAACAATTTAGCACTAGCTTAAACCTTTAACTGTTTTGGTACTAGTTGAAGTTCGCAAATTATCAAACTATGTTTCATAAATCGTTTCCACTATTAGTGATTGCTTTATGGGTAGTTGTAGTATTGCCTTTGCCAAATCAGGTAAATGCCATAACTCCTCTGACGCGAGCAGAGATTCAGAGCCTCCGTAACTTGGTACAACTGATACCTAGAAATA
This Nostoc sp. C052 DNA region includes the following protein-coding sequences:
- a CDS encoding sulfurtransferase, with the protein product MPNSQFVVSPAWLFEHLEDPQVVIVDCRFSLADPQLGQQQYQTSHIKGSYYLDLNQDLSSPVGKHGGRHPLPNSNNIADKFAAIGVNYHKTLVVAYDDSRFAFAARLWWLLRYLGHEQVAVLDGGFAGWQKAGYSVTNIIPHHRKGEFVAQVQTEKVVDITAVKSRKDSDEVVLVDSRESDRYRGEREPIDKIAGHIPGAVNYPWQEVTDSSGYLLPQEEQRRRWEKLETAEEILVYCGSGVTACVNLLSLELAGISKGKLYAGSWSDWISYL
- a CDS encoding tRNA (5-methylaminomethyl-2-thiouridine)(34)-methyltransferase MnmD, translating into MSDLENFTPKLTADGSFTFVSQEFGESFHSHHGAMQESFCKFVEPTQLATAAQKPVLRLLDVCYGLGYNTAAALQTIWAVNPSCCVEVIGLEVNPAVPQAAIAHHLFDNWNCNYIEILKELACEHQVQTPYLKAKLLIGDARNTIVYQSGFWADAIFLDPFSPPQCPQLWTVEFIKQVSLCLHPDGLLATYSCSAAVRTALLSAGLAIYSTPPVGRRSPGTMATHYQVAESKNHSALTTLSQAEKEHLLTRAAIPYRDPQLSDPTEVIVMRRQQEQQASCLEPTSRWRKRWLLGTQSRDFMGNSL